The Streptomyces sp. WZ-12 genome segment CCCCCTGGAGTTCGGCGCCGACCTCGATGTAGTGGTCCACCACCGCGTCGCTCACCGCGTACAGCACCGCCCCCGGGCCGTGCCGCATGATCTCCGGGTGCCGCTCCAGCCGCTGCCGGACCGCCGCCAGCGGGCTGGCCGAACCGTGCCGGACGGTGACCACGAACGAGTCGCCGACGAAGACCATCAGTTCCGATGCGGTCACGGTGTCCGCCGCCACGTCGTAGGTGATCGGCTTGAGCACCACGAACAGCGAGTCGTCGTAGACCTCCAGCTTCGGCCGCTGGTGCGCCTTCAGGGCGTCCTCCACGGCCAGCGGATGCAGCCCGAAATCGCTGCTGACCTGGTCGAACTCGTCCTGGGTGGGCTCGTGCATGCCCAGCCACAGGAAGTCCCGACCGGTCTGACGCGCCGCGTCCAGGGCACGGGAGACGTCCGCCCGGCATTCCTGGCGGCGGCCCTCGCGGTAGAGGGCGAAGTCCACGATCACATCGGCATTCTCGCCCGCGGCGGCGGCCCTTGCCAGGGAAACGGATCCGGAGTGGGGCGGAGGACACACGAGTGACGGGAGGCCCTAGGGTGGCGGACATGCCCACGCTGATCCTGGTGCGGCACGGCCGCTCCACCGCCAACACCGCCGGGGTGCTCGCCGGACGGACCCCCAACGTGGCCCTCGACGAACGGGGCGCCGCCCAGGCCGCGGCGCTGCCCGCCCGGCTCGCGGGGATCCCGTTGGCCGTGGCCGTCTCCAGCCCGTTGCAGCGCTGCCGGGAGACCCTGGGCCCGCTGCTCGACGCCCGCCCCGGGCTGCGGCTGGCGCCCGACGAGCGGATCTCCGAGTGCGACTACGGCGACTGGACCGGCCGCAAGTTGGCCGAACTGGCCGACGAGCCGCTGATGGAGGCCGTCCAGCAGCACCCCACCGCGGCCGCCTTCCCCGGTGGCGAGGCGATGCGGGAGATGCAGGACCGGGCGGTGGCCGCGGTCCGGGACTGGAACGCCCGGGTCGAGGAGAGCGACGGCGCCGAGGCGACCTACCTGATGTGCTCGCACGGTGACATCGTCAAGTCCCTGGTCGCCGACGCCCTCGGCATGCACCTCGACCTCTTCCAGCGGATCTCCGTGGAGCCGTGCTCGGTGACCGTGATCCGCTACACCCGGCTGCGCCCGTACCTCGTACGGCTCGGTGACACCGGTGACCTCGCGTCGCTGGTGCCCCGTGAGGACGGTGGTGGGGCCGGGAGCGAGCGGGACGCGGCCATCGGGGGCGGTGCGGGCGCAGCGTGATCAGCGGGCGCAGTAGGGTGGTGCGACGGCGCTGCCCGCGACGCCCCTGTGATCCGCGCAGTTGACCTTGAGGACGCAGCGACCGCACTGACCCAAGCAGTCGAGACAATCGGAGCAGGACGTTGTCCCGTCAGGTGTTCTTCTACGACCTCCCGGACCGCTTCGTGGCCGGTACGGTCGGGCTGCCTGGCCGCCGTAGCTTCTTCCTCCAGGCCACCGCGGGCGGCCGCATCACCAGCGTCGCGCTGGAGAAGACCCAGGTGGCGGCGCTCGCCGAGCGGGTCGACGAGCTGCTGGACGAGGTGGTCCGGCGCAGCGGTGGCAGCGCCCCGGTGCCCGCGGTCTCCCCGAACGAGATGTCCGACACCGCGCCGCTCCAGACGCCGGTGGAGGAGGAGTTCCGGGTCGGCACCATGGCGCTGGCCTGGGACGGCGAGGACGAGCGCATGATCGTCGAGGCCCAGGCGCTGGTGGAGCTGGAGGCCGACAGCGACGAGGACCTCGCCGACGCCGAGGAGCGGCTGCTCCAGGACGACGAGAACGGCCCGCCGATGCTCCGGGTGCGACTGACCGGCACCATGGCGCGGGCGTTCGCCAAGCGGGCGCTGGACGTGGTCAACGCCGGCCGCCCGCCGTGCCCGTTGTGCAGCCTGCCGCTCGACCCGGAGGGACACGTATGTCCGCGTCAGAACGGATACCGGCGGGACGCCTGAGCCCCATGGAGCCCACCGCCGAACCGGCGCCCGGCCCCGCGGACCCGCTCGCCGCGGCGGCCGCTCGGGAGCCCGTGGGGAGTCTGGCCCCGGCGCTGCTCGCCGGCGGCGAGCTGACCGTCCGCGGCCGGATTCCGGACGCCTCCAACGCCGTCCTCTACTGCACCGTCGAACTCGACGGGCGCAGCGCCGACTGCGTCTACAAGCCGGTCGCCGGCGAGCGCCCGCTGTGGGACTTCCCGGACGGCACGCTCGCCCAGCGCGAGGTCGCCGCCTACGAGATCGCCCGGGCCTGCGGCTGGGACCTGATCCCGACCACGGTGCTGCGGGACGGCCCGTACGGCACCGGCATGGTGCAGGAGTGGATAGCCCCGCCCGGCGACGGCGACGAGGCGCCCGAACTGCTGGCGCTGGTGGCCGAGGACGAGCCGGAGCCGGGCTGGAAGGCGGTCGGCCGCGCGGACATCGGCGCGGGCCGCACCGCGCTGCTGGTCCACGCCGACCACCCCCGGCTGCGCCGGCTCGCCGTCCTGGACGCGGTGATCAACAACGGGGACCGCAAGGGCGGGCACCTGTTGCCCGGCGCCGGCGGCGCGTTCTTCGCGATCGACCACGGTGTGACGTTCAACTCGGCCGACAAGCTGCGCACCCTGCTGTGGGGGTGGGCCGGCGAGCCGCTGACCGACGAGGCGCTGGGGGTGCTGCGCGACCTCCGGGCGGCGCTGGACGAGGGTGCGCCGCTCGCCGCCCGGATGGCCGAACTGATCACGGAGCCCGAGCTCACGGCGTTGCGGGCGCGGATCGAGGGGCTGTTGCGCAGTGGGCGGCACCCGGAGCCGAGCGGGGAGTGGCCGGCGATCCCCTGGCCGCCGGTCTGATCCGGGGCGCCGCCGGCCGCCCAACCGCCGCTGTCTTCCGGCACATCCGGCCGCGGAGCGCAAGACCGCCTTTCCGGCCAGAGAGGCCCCTCCGGTTCGTATGCGGAACATGCGTCCGGTTACGCTCAAGGCATGCATGGATGGCCCGCTTCTGAGGTCCCCGCCCTGCCTGGTCAGGGCCGCGA includes the following:
- a CDS encoding MSMEG_4193 family putative phosphomutase; amino-acid sequence: MPTLILVRHGRSTANTAGVLAGRTPNVALDERGAAQAAALPARLAGIPLAVAVSSPLQRCRETLGPLLDARPGLRLAPDERISECDYGDWTGRKLAELADEPLMEAVQQHPTAAAFPGGEAMREMQDRAVAAVRDWNARVEESDGAEATYLMCSHGDIVKSLVADALGMHLDLFQRISVEPCSVTVIRYTRLRPYLVRLGDTGDLASLVPREDGGGAGSERDAAIGGGAGAA
- a CDS encoding DUF3090 domain-containing protein, translated to MSRQVFFYDLPDRFVAGTVGLPGRRSFFLQATAGGRITSVALEKTQVAALAERVDELLDEVVRRSGGSAPVPAVSPNEMSDTAPLQTPVEEEFRVGTMALAWDGEDERMIVEAQALVELEADSDEDLADAEERLLQDDENGPPMLRVRLTGTMARAFAKRALDVVNAGRPPCPLCSLPLDPEGHVCPRQNGYRRDA
- a CDS encoding SCO1664 family protein, whose amino-acid sequence is MEPTAEPAPGPADPLAAAAAREPVGSLAPALLAGGELTVRGRIPDASNAVLYCTVELDGRSADCVYKPVAGERPLWDFPDGTLAQREVAAYEIARACGWDLIPTTVLRDGPYGTGMVQEWIAPPGDGDEAPELLALVAEDEPEPGWKAVGRADIGAGRTALLVHADHPRLRRLAVLDAVINNGDRKGGHLLPGAGGAFFAIDHGVTFNSADKLRTLLWGWAGEPLTDEALGVLRDLRAALDEGAPLAARMAELITEPELTALRARIEGLLRSGRHPEPSGEWPAIPWPPV